The sequence below is a genomic window from Salicibibacter cibarius.
CAAAAGGAGCTGCTTCCAGATGGTTGGAAAGCAAGGATCTACGAATGCGTGTTGTTGTGTACCCCAGCGGTTATGAAGCAGACCATGTCTGTTACCAAGGTCACGCTTTTTATATTGACTCTGGAAACATTAAGATCAAGATAGGAGAAGAAATTACAGAATGGAACGAAGGGGATGGATTTATTATTCCTGATGAAATACCACATGTCGTTTTCAATCCTAACCAAGAAGAGGCAAAAGTGATTGTTGTTGATCATCATGGTTAAAATCAGTAGCTGCTATTTATCAGTTAGGTTAATGGTTTGATATTATTTCTTCAGAGGGGACATTCATTGGGTAAAGAAAGGCCAGGAGTACGATGCTCCTGGCCTCTTGCGTAAATATGCAATGAAGAAGCCTCTCTTTTTAGGAAGTCTCCGGACCTTTTCCCTCAATTTGGATTCACTTTTTCCAATATAGGAAACGAACATCCCTTGTTGCTGCATGGAGACGAGAGGATAGAACTATAACGTTTGTTCTTTTACCTCCTGAACATTTTCGTCGCCATCAATCCGGGACCCGCTCCCATCATCATCTTCATATTCGATGGTAAATCCAATATAGCCATATATAATCGCGATGATCGGGCTGAGGAGTACTAAAAATGCATAAGGAGCGTAACTGAATGCGCTTACGCCAAGAGTAGCGAACATAAACGCTCCGCATGTGTTCCACGGAATAAGCGGGGACGTCATCGTGCCGGCGTCTTCAACGGTTCTTGAAAGATTCTTAAGTTTTAGTCGTCGTTTTTTATACTCTCCTTCGTACATCCTGGCCGGAAGAATAATCCCGAGATATTGGTCGCATCCGACAACATTTGATGTAAAAGCAGTTGCTACGGTTGTCGCAATCAAGCTTCCTGTTGATTTGGCGAGCTTGATCAGGCTGTCGACGATGGTTTGAAAAAAACCTGCAGCTTCCAAAACACCACCAAAGCTCATGGCGATGATAATCAGGGAAACGGTCCACATCATAGCTTCGATCCCGCCGTTGTTTAATAGATTGTCGAGTGTAGCAGCGCCTGAGTCGATTGCGTATCCTTCCACAATGACGCCCATCGCATCACCGATTGGAACGCCCTGGATCAAAATGGCGCAGAAGAGCCCCATTAATGAACCGATCGATAGTGCAGGTATAGCCGGTATTTTCATCACCATCATGGCGATGACAATCGTGGGAACAATTAAAAGCCAGGGACTGATGATAAACACGTTTGATAGCTGTTGCTGGAGTTCTGTGATCTGTCCGGTACCGCTACCGGAGGCTGAGATCTGGAAACCTAAAATCGTGTAGAGACCAAGCGCGATGAGAAGGGCCGGAATGGTCGTGAACAACATGTGTTTGATATGCTCAAATAGATGAACACCGACAACCCCGGGAGCCAGATTTGTTGTTTCGGATAAAGGGGATATTTTATCTCCGAAGTAAACCCCAGAGATGACAGCGCCGGCTGCCATTGCCGGATTTATTCCCAAGCCTTCGGCAACTCCCATCAATGCAATCCCAATGGTACCGGCAGCTGTCCACGCGTTTCCGCCGGATAAGGATACGATACAGCAAATGAGACAGGCGGCGACAAGGAAGTATCCCGGGGATAAAATGCCAAGACCATAATAGATCATTGTCGGTACGACGCCACCGGCGATCCATGTGCCGATAATGGTTCCAATGATAATCAAAATGATAATCGCTTGTGTCGCTAACCCGATGGCACGAATCATGCCATCTTCAAGTGTTTTCCAAGTATAACCGAGGGAAAGCGCGGCAATCACGGCGACAACCCCGCTTAGAAACAATGGAAAATGCGGATCTTGTTCATATACACCGATACATATAATTAATGCCGCGATCATGAAGCTGATAGGAATCATTGCGACAAGCAAGGTCGGTTTTCGGGGCTTATTCGCTTCAGCAGTCATCGCTATCTCTCCTCAATACGTGTAATAAGTTGTTTTTATCCACACTTACTTTAATCGTTTGGAGCCTTCCATTCCATAAGTGTGGCATTCGTACATGACTCTTTGTCTTCCGGGAGATATCCACGCATTATGCGGTGAAAAGTAAAACCATTATTTAGTTGAAACGTCATGACGGGATCATAAATCTTCCTTTTCATAACGTTATCCACATATTCTGATGGTGAATATTGATGAGCATATTTATGGTAAAAAGGAATGCGACCCCCTATGACAATACTTTCTAATTGTAGTTGCTGACATAAATCTTTGCGAGCTTGATAGAGTTGTTTCCCAACTTTCATATGACGATATTTAGATTGAACAACGACTTCAATGCCGTATAAATGGTTAGCCTCTGGATTATGATTATAGATATAACCTTTATTACAAATGTCATCTAAGGTGTGGTCTTTTTCAAATTGATCTCGCGTCACAATAAGACTTCCCGACGCACCAATGATTGTCCCATTGTATTCCGCACACTGTTGGCCTTCTGGAAAAATAGAAAGTTGACTCTCATAGTGTTCCAATTTAAAGGCAACGTCCTCGCCAAAACCTTCAACGGCAATCGACCGGATGGTTGGAATGTCATTTTGAGTGACTGGTCTAATTATGACTTCTTCTGTACTTTCCTTTACCTTATCCATTGTTTATCAATCCTTTATTAGAAAAAGTATATTTTTGATACGGTTGATGGGCAGGCATGCCATCACAGACATAGAGATTTTGTTCGGTAAGATTCATCACAATAGAGAATACGGTTTCTATGCGCCGGTGTTCGGGAACCCGAGGATTCACATAATGGTTAATGGCGTTTGGGGCATTAAATGTATCGCCCAACCATGTTTGAAACGTTTGCTCGTTAATCTCTCGTCCATCTTGCCGTGCCATTTCAATCAGTTGTTCCGCTCTTCGCTTCCTGATTTCTGAGTCACTATACCGGGTGTTGTTGTTGTCTGTGATATTTTTTTGAATCGTTGGAGCACAGATATGGTTTGTGTGTACCCCACATGAGGCATCATCGTTCGTAATCGCCATTCCGAAAGGGGAGACTTCTACATGTAAAGCCATTCCCGCGTGTTTACCTTCACTATATCCAATGAGGAAGTTTGCTGCCGAGGCCATTTGTCCGTTTTGGATATTTGCCATTGCTTCATGAAGAGATGTAGCATCAAGAATTGAACGAAGACCAAGATGAATCGGTAGCGCATCCGTTTTTTTGTCTGTGATCAAAGCATTCAGACAAACTCCTAGCGAGTGATCATTTAATCCGATTTTGCCGATGATGCCTCCTTCCGTGATCATCATTATATTTGGTTTATTTTCCTGCTTGATTTGGAGCAAAAGAAGACTGTCCTTCTGCGCTCCCTTCCAATCCCAGTTTTCACCAATGATTGTATCGGAGGTCAGAGGGGGAGAGACACCAATACTTGTGCAACCATCCGAGAAAGATGTATGTGCATCACCGGTAAGTGCAATTTCGCTTCGCGCATTCAAAGCCAGCACATCTTCCAATTCAAGCCCGGCACCGTCGGCTACGCCTTGCATTTCATCGAGTAAAGATTTATCGAATGCTTCAATGGTTGGCAGGTGAATCTTAGCCCGTTCCCGTACCGTCTTCCAATCAATATTTTGATAGCCATAAAATAAACGTTCGTAGGTATCCAAACTTTTCAAAATTTCTTTTTTTCCTTGTTCTCCATGTTGCCTGCCTATTTCTCTAGGTTCGCCTTGTAAATGCAATACTTTCATGGCTTTCTCCTTTCTCACTTTCTACCTTCTTGTAAATGCAATTATTATGCCATACGTGAATTGTTAGCCACTCAACCGGATACCGCAATGACTTCTTTTATGGAAGCACTTCTATAGCACAAAAAATTATGTAATTTTGCATAATCCATACATATAAGCATAAACCATCAGATTGTTATCATATCAGTGTTTTTCTACTAATAATTCATCATTCTTATTCAACAATTCCTATTTTTTATGCTAAAATGAATAACATACTGTGAGGAAAGGAGCCAAGGGAATGACCTCATTCATTGCGCGTAAAGTTCACCCATTTTTAACCATTTCAATAGAGCCCTTTGAACAACAATGGCAAGAAAAGCTAAAGAATACCCAGACGTCTTTTTTATTTCTTACAGAAAACGGAACCATTATTTCTTATATCTTTTTAAAGGATGTTTATAAAAACCATGTTGATTTTACTTTGGAAACGTTGCGATCTTATGCACAACCGATTGATGACCTTAGTGTCATTCATCAAAATCAATCATTAGCGTCATTACCGTTTATTTTTCAAATCCTAGGGGCTCCGATTACGCTCGTGAAAAATGAAGCGCATCAATATAATGGATACATTCATCGAGAGGATCTTTTGGTTGAACTGCTGCGGCAAGAAGATAACAATACCAATGTGCTGAAAATGATGCTCTCTTCTATTCCGATGGGCATTTTTATCGCAGATCATCACAATAAAATTGTTGATTACAACGAGGCTGGATTAAAAATGATGAAAGCATCTCCGCGGCAAATGGAGGGGGCGGAGGCAAACCAATGGTTTAACAAGAATCTCTTGAATCATGTTTACGAAACGAAGAGAGAAGTGCTGAACCAAATTCAGGTAGAGGGGGAGGTCGGTGTTTTAGTAGACTATAGTCCAATTGTCAATCAATGGGGAGCATCAGATGGAATTATGATCATCGTGCAGGATCTCCCAATGGTCGAAGAAATGGCGATGGAAATTGAATATGTGAAAAATTTAAACGCTGATTTGAATGCCATCCTCGCTTCTATGTATGATGAAATTGTTGTCGTAAATGCGGAAGGAGATGTTCTTCGTTACAACGAACATTTCATCACAAATGCAGGGGGAAGCGTTCTCAAGGTAGGAGATAACCTTTTTGCAATAGAAAATCAGCATTATTTCAGTCCATCGGTTGCACATTTAGTTTTGGAAAAGAAAGAAAAAATTTCAATCATTCAAGAAACCAGCGCTGAAAAAAATATATTAACGACCGGGAACCCTGTATTCGATGAAGAAGGACATATCCATCGTATTGTTATTGCTTTTAGGGATATAACGGAAACCACTCAATTAAAATCGGAATTACAAGAAACGAAAGCTTTGAACAAGCGGTTTAA
It includes:
- a CDS encoding sigma 54-interacting transcriptional regulator is translated as MTSFIARKVHPFLTISIEPFEQQWQEKLKNTQTSFLFLTENGTIISYIFLKDVYKNHVDFTLETLRSYAQPIDDLSVIHQNQSLASLPFIFQILGAPITLVKNEAHQYNGYIHREDLLVELLRQEDNNTNVLKMMLSSIPMGIFIADHHNKIVDYNEAGLKMMKASPRQMEGAEANQWFNKNLLNHVYETKREVLNQIQVEGEVGVLVDYSPIVNQWGASDGIMIIVQDLPMVEEMAMEIEYVKNLNADLNAILASMYDEIVVVNAEGDVLRYNEHFITNAGGSVLKVGDNLFAIENQHYFSPSVAHLVLEKKEKISIIQETSAEKNILTTGNPVFDEEGHIHRIVIAFRDITETTQLKSELQETKALNKRFKEELEILKRRDKIIYCSSEMEQVMAKVYKLGEFHSSVLIMGESGVGKELIAQSIHRNGLRAQQPFLSINCGAIPGELLESELFGYAKGAFTGAHTKGKLGYFQQADQGVLLLDEIGEMSADLQVKLLRVLQEGQVTPVGSAKPIAIDVQIIAATNKNLEKMVEEGTFREDLYYRINVIPITVPPLRERPEDIPLLAYHFLQQLNLKYDKNYLLSPEAMNVLEVHTWPGNIRELENIIERLVVTSDEQVISADLVRSFLKLGTRSGKQKPIITDIVPYYEAQESIEEQLILLAMEKYKTTTKAAKALQISQPAVSRKYNKILRKQVGID
- a CDS encoding GNAT family N-acetyltransferase, which codes for MDKVKESTEEVIIRPVTQNDIPTIRSIAVEGFGEDVAFKLEHYESQLSIFPEGQQCAEYNGTIIGASGSLIVTRDQFEKDHTLDDICNKGYIYNHNPEANHLYGIEVVVQSKYRHMKVGKQLYQARKDLCQQLQLESIVIGGRIPFYHKYAHQYSPSEYVDNVMKRKIYDPVMTFQLNNGFTFHRIMRGYLPEDKESCTNATLMEWKAPND
- the nhaC gene encoding Na+/H+ antiporter NhaC, with product MTAEANKPRKPTLLVAMIPISFMIAALIICIGVYEQDPHFPLFLSGVVAVIAALSLGYTWKTLEDGMIRAIGLATQAIIILIIIGTIIGTWIAGGVVPTMIYYGLGILSPGYFLVAACLICCIVSLSGGNAWTAAGTIGIALMGVAEGLGINPAMAAGAVISGVYFGDKISPLSETTNLAPGVVGVHLFEHIKHMLFTTIPALLIALGLYTILGFQISASGSGTGQITELQQQLSNVFIISPWLLIVPTIVIAMMVMKIPAIPALSIGSLMGLFCAILIQGVPIGDAMGVIVEGYAIDSGAATLDNLLNNGGIEAMMWTVSLIIIAMSFGGVLEAAGFFQTIVDSLIKLAKSTGSLIATTVATAFTSNVVGCDQYLGIILPARMYEGEYKKRRLKLKNLSRTVEDAGTMTSPLIPWNTCGAFMFATLGVSAFSYAPYAFLVLLSPIIAIIYGYIGFTIEYEDDDGSGSRIDGDENVQEVKEQTL
- a CDS encoding C45 family autoproteolytic acyltransferase/hydolase; protein product: MKVLHLQGEPREIGRQHGEQGKKEILKSLDTYERLFYGYQNIDWKTVRERAKIHLPTIEAFDKSLLDEMQGVADGAGLELEDVLALNARSEIALTGDAHTSFSDGCTSIGVSPPLTSDTIIGENWDWKGAQKDSLLLLQIKQENKPNIMMITEGGIIGKIGLNDHSLGVCLNALITDKKTDALPIHLGLRSILDATSLHEAMANIQNGQMASAANFLIGYSEGKHAGMALHVEVSPFGMAITNDDASCGVHTNHICAPTIQKNITDNNNTRYSDSEIRKRRAEQLIEMARQDGREINEQTFQTWLGDTFNAPNAINHYVNPRVPEHRRIETVFSIVMNLTEQNLYVCDGMPAHQPYQKYTFSNKGLINNG
- a CDS encoding cupin domain-containing protein, whose translation is MDETKNIIVSKNNESYLPDAASKGAASRWLESKDLRMRVVVYPSGYEADHVCYQGHAFYIDSGNIKIKIGEEITEWNEGDGFIIPDEIPHVVFNPNQEEAKVIVVDHHG